DNA from Roseimicrobium sp. ORNL1:
CCACCAGAGAAATCGAACTTTCATGTCGTTCCTATGCTGCCACCAAATGCCCTCTGAGCCACGTTATTTAAGACTCATTTGAGGTTCTCAGACACGACCTAGCGTTCTCAGGGAAAGATTTAATGCCCCCAACGGCAGACATGTCACCTGAGGTGTCAGATATTCTAGTCAAGGCACGAGAGCAATATGCGGCCGAAGACTTTGGAGCTGCCAAGGAAAGCTTTGATCGCGCCGTTGCGCTCGATCCCCACAACTACATCCTACTCACAAATCGAGCAGTCGTTGAATTGCAATTGAACCAAAAACAAGCCGCTCTTAATGACATTGAGGAGGCGACTCGCCTACACCGCCTTTTGCCTCCGCAAACCTCGAGTCGAGAGAAAGCCTATGAGCTAGTGATTGCGAATACGCGCATTCAAGCATACGCTTCTAACAATAAGGACGTTAAGGCCGTCCTCAAGGATATTGACCCCACCGTAAACGACGTCACGGATACCATAATGCGGATCTACGTTAGCGCAGGCAACGCAGCATTCAGCGCTCAATTATGGAACGACGCAGCAGCAAATTACGAAACTGCAAAGAGCTTCGCGAGGGCTCTTCGGAACGACGAACTCGAACTTATATGCTATGTAAATGCGGCAAACTCTTTGTTTAACTTAAAGGGTCGAGAAGCAGAATCATTGGATCAAGCAAAGAAGGGTCTCGAATTACTCCCCGCTTTTAAACTCAACGTCGAGCGCTCAGCTTATTTCGGCGGCCAATTACTAAATGCAAAGGGACTTGCGTTGGGGGCTGTCTCCGACGCTCAATCAACTCTTGAAGAACAGGAAGGCATTTTTACCGAAGGTATAAGCAAGGTTGAAAAATACGCCCCCATTAGCGACTCCGGCGTGGATATTCTGGCATCTCTTCTAGGCAATCGTGGCGATGTTCGCTCAAAACTCGGAAACCTAGAGGGTGCGAGAGTCGATTTTACCGCTTCAATGAAGCGCTATATAAAGCGCCATGACGCAAGTGGAATTTCGAGACAACTGTCAGGTCTAGCAAAAATTTCCCTCTCGAAGAAGGATACTCAGTTGGGTTATGCGTACGCGGTTTCTGCAGTGAAGTTAGGCTCAAACAAGGTTGCTCGAGATCGGGACGAAGACCAACAACTTCTATCTTCATCAAAGGCATTACTTACCGAGGTCCAAATTCGTCAGGTCGATGGAAATCCCGCTTCCTTTCTGGCGAAGGAGACGGAAGTCGAAGAGTCCCGATGGAAAAGTCTGCTTCAATAGCAGCATCACTATGTATGCCAAATTGGATGCGAATCCGAAGCCCAACCAATCTGCGCATCCCGGGTACCACTTCTTACTTTCATGCCGGTTTCGCAGAATCAATCAGCATTGCTGCTCACATGGGCTCAGGGTCTCCTTTTGGAGAAATATATTTGCGCCTTCGCGTAAATTGCCGCGCCCGGAGATTGCTTGTTCGGCGGCGTATTTGCGGACGTCCTCCGTGATCTTCATGCTGCAGAAGTGCGGGCCGCACATGGAGCAGAAGTGGGCAGGTTTGGCGCCGCCCTGGGGGAGGATTTCGTCGTGGAACTCGCGGCGGCGGTGGGGTCGAGGGTAGCTCCTAGCAGCAACCTTGGGCTGGTTGATGCGAACCCGCTGGGATTGACTGTGGCATCATACCGACTCGCCAGCACTGGCCTCCCGTTTCTTGAGCTTCCTGATGGCCTTTGCCGCAAATTTGTTCTCCAAGTCGTTGGCATTGAGAATCACTTGGTTCTGATAGGCGACCAAGGCTCCCCGGCTCGAGTATCGGTGGAAAAGATGCGCGACCGGCACTTCTCCAGACTCGACAAGTAGTTTGTCCGATGAACTCAGCCGCATCATTCGCCAGTGTCCCCACCCGGGCACCTGGAGTGCAAGGATTGTGTCGTCACCTGTTTCTGTCTGGCGTAGGGAGTAGCCGAGTTCAGTGTCCTCGTGGAGCAGCCGGCCATAGATGCGAAACTGCTCCACGATTAGCCGGTGTGTCTTGTTCTTCGGCAAGGACTCATAGCGAACGGGACACTCGGCTTGAAACGCCAGCGAGGGGTTGGCCCTGAGTGTTTCCCACAAGGACGTGACAAACGCGTACTGTTCATATTCGATGGGCATCCAGCCATTCAGTCTGGCGACGATTTCCGTTGCCCGTCTTCCTCGGCAAACAATAGTTTGCGATATCTTTTGTGAGGTGAACCAGCTTTCAGTAAAGTGCAGATGCTCGACGAGAAAATGGATCACCTCCTGTCGCTCATATTCTCCATACCATTCGGCAAGTCGCCAAATGACGTAAGCGTCGTGAGTGAGGCGGAAATGCTCCTCAGCAGAGATTAGGCCTGCCGCGTAACGCTCGCAAATACCGACTTCATCGACCACTTGCGCCTCGCGAAACCACTTCTGCAGATAGGGCTTGGCGTCGAATTGCGGAAATGTTCGCAGGTAATGCGCCACATTGCGATTCTCCGCTGTATTTTCCCAACCCAAGCCTTCCTGCAAAGCAATCAGATTCTTCGGCAATTTCAAGAGAGCAGCAGATCGGAGAGCGGCATCTTGGGAGAGGCTGGCAAGAGCGGCGAGATACTCACTCTCCGGTCGTTGGTAGAAAAAGAAGCCGTTCAAGTGGTGGGCAAACTCATGAAGGCGGAATCTGCCGATGGCAGCGAGGACTTTGTCACGGAACTGGAGTGACTCATCTTCCAGCCAGCCCTTGATCCGATGATGCAGCGATGGATGAAAAAGATGCTCGCAAGCAATCGGCACCATGCACCTCTCACGGGCGGCGTCTCCTTTGGCTATCTTTTCGTAGCAGGCATCTATCTGATCGGACGGCAAAGTCAGAATCTCTGGCAGCAAGCCATCTAATCGGGTCTCGAACCCGACATAAAGAGCCCACGCGCTCTTTAGTTTGCCGCACAGGGAACTGATCTTCTTTGCAGCTTGCGGATCGGCTTTCACAACGACGGCTCCCACTCAGGCCTCCGAATACACCTCCGCCCCCTTCTCCACAAACTCTTTGCTCTTCTCCTCCATCCCCTTTTTCAACGCCTCTTCTTCGGAGATGGCCTGTTCCGCTGCATACTTTCTCACATCCTCGGTGATCTTCATGCTGCAGAAGTGCGGGCCGCACATGGAGCAGAAGTGGGCGGTTTTGGCGCCGTCCTGGGGGAGGGTTTCGTCGTGGAACTCGCGGGCGGTGGTGGGGTCGAGGCCGAGGTTGAACTGGTCTTCCCAGCGGAATTCGAAGCGGGCTTTGCTGAGGGCGTTGTCGCGGTACTGGGCGCCGGGGTGGCCTTTGGCGAGGTCGGCGGCGTGGGCGGCGATCTTGTAGGTGATGACGCCGTCCTTGACGTCCTTCTTGTTGGGGAGGCCGAGGTGTTCCTTGGGCGTGACGTAGCAGAGCATGGCGCAGCCGTACCAGCCAATCATGGCGGCGCCGATGCCGCTGGTGATGTGGTCGTAGCCGGGGGCGATGTCCGTGGTGAGGGGTCCGAGGGTGTAGAAGGGGGCCTCGTGGCACCACTCGAGCTGCTTGGCCATGTTTTCCTCGATCATGTGCATGGGGACGTGGCCGGGGCCTTCGTTCATGACCTGGACGCCCTTGGCCCAGGCGCGCTTGGTGAGCTCGCCCTGGACTTCGAGTTCGCCGAACTGGGCCTTGTCATTGGCATCGGCGATGGAGCCGGGGCGGAGGCCGTCGCCGATGGAGAAGGAGACGTCGTAGGCGGCCATGATGTCGCAAATGTCATCCCAGTGGGTGTAGAGGAAGTTTTCCTTGTGATGGGAGAGGCACCACTTGGCCATGATGGAGCCGCCGCGGCTGACGATGCCGGTCATGCGGGAGGCGGTGAGGGGGACGAAGCGGAGGAGGACGCCGGCGTGGATGGTGAAGTAGTCGACCCCCTGCTCGGCCTGCTCGATGAGGGTGTCGCGGAAGATCTCCCAGGTGAGGTCCTCGGCCTTGCCATTCACCTTTTCCAGGGCCTGGTAGATGGGGACGGTGCCGATGGGGACGGGTGAGTTCCGCAGGATCCACTCGCGGGTGGCGTGGATATTCTTCCCCGTGGAGAGGTCCATGACGGTATCGGCACCCCACTTGGTGGCCCAGCGCATCTTTTCGACTTCTTCCTCGATGCTGGAGGCGACGGCGGAGTTGCCGATGTTGGCATTGATCTTCACGAGGAAGTTCCGCCCGATGATCATGGGCTCGAGCTCGGGGTGATTGATATTGGCAGGGATGATGGCGCGGCCTGCCGCCACCTCACTGCGGACGAACTCGGGGGTGATCTCAGCGGGGATGCGCTGGGGGAAGCGGCCGAAGATGGAGGGCGTGTACGGGCTGGCGCCGAGCTGGGTGCTGCCGGCGTGTTGCTTCGTCAGGTCATTGCGCAGGATGTCATCCCGATGGTCGGCGATTTTGGCGCGGCCCATGTTTTCGCGGATGGCGATGTACTCCATCTCGGGGGTGATGATGCCCTGCTGGGCGTACCAGAGCTGGGTGACGGGGTGACCCTTGCTGGCGCGAAGGGGCTTGCGGCGCTCGCCTTCGAGGCCGGGGAATTCGATGAGGCGGTTGCGCTCGGCTTTGCTGGCGAATTCGGCGTGCTTTCCGGAGAGGTAGCCGTTGTCCTGGGGCTTCACTTCGCGGCCGTCGTACTCTTCCACGTCGCCGCGCTTCGTGATCCACTCGCTGCGCAGGGCGGGCAGGCCCTCGTCCGAGGTGCCGGTGAAGGCGGGGTCGCCCCAGGGGCCGGAGCAGTCATAGACGCGCACGGGGGCGTTCGGCTCGATGCGGCCATTCATGCCCTTCGTGTCGGACAGGGTGATCTCGCGCATGGGGACGCGGAGATTGAGCTCGGGGTGGAGCTGGCCTTCGACATAGACGCGGGTGCTGGCCGGGAGTTGCTCGCTGCTGTGCGGTTCGAAGGAGTCTTTGGTGGCGATCATGGGTGAGAGGGAAGTGAAAAGGGATAATTGAAAAGAGAAAAGGGTGAGCAGCGAGCGACTGGGTGTGGGGCAGGTCAGTGAGAGGGTTTGCGGCGGAGGCGGTTCTGCACCGAAAGTGAGAGCTTGCGGATGAGCGCGATGAAAAGGAGCAGCAGCAGGAGCCAGCAAAAGCCCACGGGCACCTCAGTTGTGAGCACGCTGAAGTAGCCGTGCTTCCCGGTCAACCGGGCCAGCATGCTGGGCCAGACCTGCTCTACCAGAGCTTCTATCACGAAATCGATGATGACCCCTGCGCTGACCATTCCCGCCACAGCGATGATGCAGGCCTTCCAGAGGGAGCCGCTGCGAATCACCACCACTATCGGCATGAGAACACCCACTCCCCAAACCAGCATCAGGGCCAGCCCGGACAGCGAATCTGCCAGCAGCTGGGCCGACGCAACTTGCTCAGGGGTGTAGGCGCTGGGGAGCGGTGCCATGTGTGTTCTGACCTATTGTGGTGTGTGCCGGTGAATAAAAATGAAAAAGCCATGCGCGGTGAGGCGGCATGGCTGTCGTGCGGTGTTGGATGAGATTCTTTTCCGTGCGGTCGGCTTTGCTCCCTGCGGCGGCATTACCCGCATCAGGTCCAAAGGGTTCCCCGCGGTGTGCGGAATCTCAGCCAGCCTGCGCCAGCGCCCCTGCGATGTGCTGGGAGTGTGGGGGATGCGCGGGGGAAAGTCAAGGGCGGGGGCAGGTTGATGGTTTAGGGTTGATAGTTGATAGCCTGAGACCGCTCGGGATACACCGGCTGAGGCGTCAGGAGGCCACGTAGCAAACCAAGATGACATGCGTGCGCCAGCAAGCTCCCTTGCTGCTTGCAATGCCGCCGGCCCGCGGACCTAAAACCGCCTCCCCTCAGGCTATCAACTATCGACCACAGACCATCAACCCTACCACAGCTTCCGCAAATTTCGCTTGCTTGGGACTCGCTACGGTTCAGGGATGATGGTTCCCGTCCATGCCAGATTCCTCACCCCAGCTCTCCGTCGTTGTGCCGCTCTACAATGAGGAGGAAAACGTGCCCGATATGCAGAGCCAGCTCACGGCCGCCCTCGCCGGCCATGACTTTGAACTCATCTTCGTAGATGACGGCAGCTCGGACGGCACGGCGGCAAAGGTGCAGAAGGATGCGCGGGTGCGGCTGCTGCGTTTCCCCAAGAACTCGGGACAGAGCGCGGCGATGTACGCAGGCATCATGGCGGCGAAGGGCGAGATCATCGCCATGCTGGATGGCGACCTGCAGAATGATCCGGCGGACATCCCTTCGCTGGTGAAAAAGCTGGATGAGGGATTCGACTTTGTGTGTGGCTACCGGAAGAAGCGGAAGGACACGGCCTTCAAGCGCGTGCAGAGCCGCATCGCGAATGCGGTACGCAGCCGGTTCATCGGCGATGGCGTGCGGGACACGGGCTGCTCGCTGAAGGCGATGCGCAAGGAGTGCCGTAGTGCACTGCTGCCCTTCAATGGCATGCACCGCTTCATTCCCGCGCTGATCCGGCATTCAGGTTTCCGCATTACGGAAGTGCCGGTGAATCACCGTCCGCGCATCCACGGGGTGAGCAAATACACCTTCTGGAGCCGCGCACTGCGGGCGACAAAGGACATGTTTGGCGTGAGCTGGCTGCTGAGCCGTCGCGTGCGGGTGGAGTTTAACGAGGAGAAGTAGTGGTGTGCGTGTGACGTGGCGTGGCAAGGGCAGGAGGGAATGGCCGCAAAAGAACGCAGAGAACGCAAAAGGTTGGGAGAGTTGGCTTCTTGGCAGAGCTGACCGGTGAGGCATACAGCTGTGGTGGTAGTAAACTGCTGCTGTCGGGCCGGAAGGCCCAACGCCCACTGTCAGGCCAGAAGGCCTAACCTCCGTGAGGAGGCTGCATCACTCGTGGCCTTTGCAGGCTCTGCTTCGAAGCATGCCGACGCCCGGACTGCCATGTGGCCGGCGCATCTTTATCAAGAAAGACTCCATCTTTCCCTGCGTCCTTGGTTGCTTTGCCCCTTTGCGTTTAACCAGAAACCTCCATACAACTTCGCGAGGGGACTCGCGAGTTACGTTAAATTCCTTCGCATTCGCTGACTGTCTTCTTGTTATGCAGCAAGGGATTGCATATCTTTCTTGACTCCCTGCTCGCATTCATCATGCTCGCACGCCAACGTCACCACTCATGAGTCTTCGCGAACAGTTGCGCGACATCCTCCCACAGATACTTCCCGCCAGTCCGCTGGAGGCTATCAAGGGTACTGAACTCATTCGTCTGGTGCGGCACAAGCTGCCGGATGACTACAGCGACGCAACGCTGCGCTACCATTTCTCCATTCTTTCCTACGATCCGACCTCTCCGATTGCAAAGGTGGACCAGGGCCAGGGTTACTACCTGCGGCTGAACAAGAGCGAATCCCGCAATGAAGCGATGCACCTCGGCATCTTCGGCGCGGACGCGTCGCCGGTGGACCTAGTCTCGCTGCGCTACGCGCGCTTCCGCAGTGTGGTGGAGCGCCACTGCGTGCACGGTGGTCGCTACCCCTTCGCCCTCATGCAGGCGCCCGGTGGGCACTGGGAACTGCCGGATCTGGTGATCACCGACTGGGATTTCGAGACGGACAATGACGACACGCCGCGGCTGGATGAAACCATGCTGAACCTGAAACGGTGCCTCGGCGTCTCCACGGTGGAACTCACGGCGGCGCAGTTGAAGCTCAGCATCACGCTGGACTCGTGTAATGAGGACTTCTTCAAAACCCTGAGCGCCACGCGCTGGTCGAACAAGGGAGAAATCCTCATCGCCGAGCGCGTGAGTGACGAGGCGCTGGTGGAGACGCTGCGCACCCTCGGTCACCAGCACGGCGTCGGCATCACGAGCTTCGGCCTCGACCTGGATCTGCTGGATGAGCTGCCGCTGCCAGATGACATCCGGAGGATGAGTGCGGCGGAATTCGAATCACTCCAGACCCTGCTGAAGCCCCAGCGCATTTCGATTGGCTCGCATCGTTCGCACCTCGACTGGCAGCACCTTTCCACGCTGAAGAAGAAGCACGACTGCCTCTCGCGCATGCTTCGCTGGCTGAATGACTGCCTGGAGAATCGGAAGCCGGTATGGCCGGCGCGTGAGCGCGAGGAGGGCTGAGCCCCCTCCCCTTTTCTAGGCACACCGCCACTCGCTCACTCAGTGCGCGTGGTCGCCACCATGGCAGCTGAAGCTGCGATAGGTGACGAGCAACGTGGCGGGCTTCGCTACATCCAGGAAGGAAACGAGCGCGGGGCCAGCTATCAAGAAGCGACCACCATTTGCCTGATGCTTGACCATCACCGGCACGTCAAAGATGGCATTTGCGTAACCGCGGACCACGCGCATGCAGGGGATCTTTTCACCCGCTTGGGAGGACTGGTCGCCGAAGCCGTTGTCGTAGTGCAGCGTAACAATCTCGATGGTCTCCCCCTCGGCCACACGAACCTCGGTAGTGGCGGAGGGATAGACCAGGGTCACGTAGTCCTCGGCCCGAGCCGGACCGGCTATGATGAAGAAGCCAGTCGCGACGAGGGACAGGCACAGGAGGAGGAAACGGCGGGAGTAGCGAGGTTGTGAAGCAGGTTGCGCTTTCATGCCGCCATGGACGGAGGGCGCGTGGAGTTTATTCGACGGAAAGTGGAAGGGCGCGAAAAACTGCCACCTACCCGCCTGCTGGATTCGCCCGGGCACGGCTTCCGATTGCCCGGCTTTAGGCTCTCCGTATGATGACTCCCTCATGCCCCTTCGCCATTTCCTCATCGCATGCCTGCGCCCCCTCGTCTGCGCCTTCTGCGTATCTGGCTTTTCCATCCAAGGACACGCGCAGAATACGGACCCCTTCCCCACCCCGCTCAGCAAGAAGGGGCTGCAGGTACAGATGGTGGATGATGCGCTGGCGCTGGGTGTCCATCACGCTGCGGTGAATGTGAGCCTTGGCGCGCTGTTTCAGCTCGGTGAGAAGCCCGGAGAGCTGCGGTTCGATGCCGGATACCTCGCAAGTCTCGACAAACAAGTGAAGCCGCTCAGCGATGCCGGTGTGGTGGTGTATTTCATCCTGCTGGCCTATCCCACTGGAGATGCCGCGAAGGACGCAGTGCTGCTGCATCCCGCTCGCAGGAAGGATGGAAAGTTCAACATCGCAGCATTCAATACCGCCACGGCGGAAGGCTTGTCCCTTTACCGCTCGCTCATCTCCCTCCTCGCAGAGCGCTACAGCGGCGCGCATCCGGA
Protein-coding regions in this window:
- the thiC gene encoding phosphomethylpyrimidine synthase ThiC; the encoded protein is MIATKDSFEPHSSEQLPASTRVYVEGQLHPELNLRVPMREITLSDTKGMNGRIEPNAPVRVYDCSGPWGDPAFTGTSDEGLPALRSEWITKRGDVEEYDGREVKPQDNGYLSGKHAEFASKAERNRLIEFPGLEGERRKPLRASKGHPVTQLWYAQQGIITPEMEYIAIRENMGRAKIADHRDDILRNDLTKQHAGSTQLGASPYTPSIFGRFPQRIPAEITPEFVRSEVAAGRAIIPANINHPELEPMIIGRNFLVKINANIGNSAVASSIEEEVEKMRWATKWGADTVMDLSTGKNIHATREWILRNSPVPIGTVPIYQALEKVNGKAEDLTWEIFRDTLIEQAEQGVDYFTIHAGVLLRFVPLTASRMTGIVSRGGSIMAKWCLSHHKENFLYTHWDDICDIMAAYDVSFSIGDGLRPGSIADANDKAQFGELEVQGELTKRAWAKGVQVMNEGPGHVPMHMIEENMAKQLEWCHEAPFYTLGPLTTDIAPGYDHITSGIGAAMIGWYGCAMLCYVTPKEHLGLPNKKDVKDGVITYKIAAHAADLAKGHPGAQYRDNALSKARFEFRWEDQFNLGLDPTTAREFHDETLPQDGAKTAHFCSMCGPHFCSMKITEDVRKYAAEQAISEEEALKKGMEEKSKEFVEKGAEVYSEA
- a CDS encoding glycosyltransferase family 2 protein translates to MPDSSPQLSVVVPLYNEEENVPDMQSQLTAALAGHDFELIFVDDGSSDGTAAKVQKDARVRLLRFPKNSGQSAAMYAGIMAAKGEIIAMLDGDLQNDPADIPSLVKKLDEGFDFVCGYRKKRKDTAFKRVQSRIANAVRSRFIGDGVRDTGCSLKAMRKECRSALLPFNGMHRFIPALIRHSGFRITEVPVNHRPRIHGVSKYTFWSRALRATKDMFGVSWLLSRRVRVEFNEEK